The stretch of DNA CACAGAACACAGAAGCAGCTTTGGATCAGGAGCACGAGGAGGAAGTGCCGGATCAGGAGGCCGAGGCGGAAGTGGTGGATCAAGAGGAAGCAGTGGATCAAGTCACTTTAGCACCAGTGGATCAGGTAGCCTCAGCGGTAGTGGTGGATCAGGAGGGCGAGGTGGAAGTCACGTGAACATCGGTGGTTCAGCAGGACAGACTGGAAGCGGTGGATCAAGTCACTTTAGCTTCGGTGGATCAACCGGccatgatagtagtggtggatcaagtggaagaggaggaagtggaggatctggaggaagaggaggatcaggaTACAGCGGAAGCGATGAATCAAGCCACTTCAACTTTGGTGGATCAGGAGGTCGTGGCAGCAGTGGATCATCACACAGTGGAAGTGGTGGGTCAAGTCAATTCAGCTTTGGTGGATCAGGAGCCCACAGCGGAAGCAGTGAATCAGCAGAACAAAGCAGCCGAGGTGGATCAGGAAGtcgcagcagcagtggtggatcaggaggacgaggtggaagTGATGGATCATCAGGATACAGTGGAAGCAGCGGATCAAGCCACTTCAGCTCTGGTGGATCAACaggaagtggaagtggtggatcAAGTCACTTCAGTCTTGGCGGATCTGGTAGCGGTGGATCAGGAGGCCGAGGATCATCAGGACATAGTGCAAGCAGCGGATCAAGCCACTTCGGCTCTGGTGGATCAGGAACAAAGAGCAGCAGCGGTGGATCAAGCCACTTCAGCTTTGGTGGATCAGGGCAGAGCGGCAGCAGTGAGTCAGCAGAACACAGCAGCAGAGGTGGATCAGGAGGTCgcggcagcagtggtggatCAGGATAcagtggaagtggtggatcCTCAAGTCACTTCAGCCTTGGTGGATCAGGAGGCCGCGGCAGTAGTGGTGGATCAGGTGGACGAGGATCGTCAGGACACAGTGGAAGCAGTGGATCAAGCCACTTTAGCTCTGGTGGATCAGGGACTCATAGCAGCAGCGGTGGATCGGCaggaagtggaagtggtggatcAAGTCACTTCAGCTTTGGTGGATCAGGGACTCATAGCAGCAGCGGTGGATCGGCaggaagtggaagtggtggatcAAGTCACTTCAGCTCTGGTGGATCAGGGActcatagcagcagcagtggatcggcaggaagtggaagtggtggatcAAGTCACTTCAGCTTTGGTGGATCAGGACACAGCGGCAGCAGTGAGTCAGCAGAACATAGCAGCAGAGGTGGATCAGGAGGTCgcggcagcagtggtggatCAGGATAcagtggaagtggtggatcCTCAAGTCACTTCAGCACTGGTGGATCAGGAGGccgcggcggtagtggtggatCAGGTGGACGTGGTGGTAGCGAAGGACGTGGTGGATCGTCAGGACACAGTGGAAGCAGCGGATCAAGCCACTTCAGCTTCGGTGGATCAGGAAGtcagagcagcagcagtggaagTGGAAGCGGTGGATCAAGTCACTTCAGCTTTGGTGGATCAGATCACAGCGGCAGCAGCGAATCATTTGAGTACAGAGGCAGTAGTGGAAGCAGTGGATCCAGTCATCTGAGCGGTGGTGGATCAGGATCGCGAggtggaagcagtggaagcAGTGGATCAAGCCATCTCAGCGGTGGTGGATCAGGATCGcaaggtggaagtggtggatcAAGCCACTTCAGCTTTGGTGGATCAGGAAGTCAGAGCAGCAGCGGTGGATCagcaggaagtggaagtggTGCATCCAGTCACTTCGGTTTGGGAGGATCAGGACACAGCAGCAGAGGTGGATCAGGAGGCCAAGGTGGAAGTAGTGGTTTATCAGGCCACAGTGGAAGTGGAGGATCAAGTCACTTTAGCTTTGGTGGATCAGGAGGCCAGAGTGGAAGCAGCGAGTCAGCAGAACACAGCGGCAGGGGCAGTGGCGGATCAGAAGGACGAGTTGGAAGTGGTGGATCAGGATATACCAGCAGTGGTGGATCAAGCCACTTTAGCATTGGTGGATCAGCAAGTCAGAGCAGCAGTGGTGgatcaggaggaagaggtggaagtggaggatcAGGTGGACGAGGTGATAGTGGATCATCAGGAAGCCACTTCAGCATCAGTGGATCAGGCACCCATAGTGTAAGCAGTGAATCTGCGGAACACAGCACCAGGGGCGGATcaggaggacgaggtggaagCGGTGGATCATCAGGATACAGAGGAAGTGGTGGATCTAGTCACTTCAGTCTTGGTGGATCCGGAGGACATGGCAGCAGCGGTGGATCAGGAGGCCGAGGATCATCAGGACGTGGAGGAAGCAGTGGGTCAAGCCATTTCAGCTCTAGTGGATCAGCAGGAAGTGGAGGTAGTGGATCAAGTCACTTCAACTTTGGTGGATCAGGGCACAGTGGCAGTAGCGAGTCAGCAGAACACAGCAGCCGAGGTGGATCAGGAGGTCgcggcagcagtggtggatCAGGATAcagtggaagtggtggatcCTCAAGTCACTTCAGCACTGGTGGATCTGGATCTCATGGCAGCAGCGGTGGATCAGGAGCACGTGGTAGTGATGGATCATCAGGACATGGTGCAAGCAGCGGATCAAGCCACTTCGGCTCTGGTGGATCAACaggaagtggaagtggtggatcAAGTCACTTCAGTCTTGGCGGATCTGGTAGCGGTGGATCAGGAGGCCGAGGATCATCAGGACATAGTGCAAGCAGCGGATCAAGCCACTTCGGCTCTGGTGGATCAGGAACAAAGAGCAGCAGCGGTGGATCAAGCCACTTCAGCTTTGGTGGATCAGGGCAGAGCGGCAGCAGTGAGTCAGCAGAACACAGCAGCAGAGGTGGATCAGGAGGTCgcggcagcagtggtggatCAGGATAcagtggaagtggtggatcCTCAAGTCACTTCAGCACTGGTGGATCAGGAGGCCGCGGCAGTAGTGGTGGATCAGGTGGACTAGGATCGTCAGGACACAGTGGAAGCAGTGGATCAAGCCACTTTAGCTCTGGTGGATCAGGGACTCATAGCAGCAGCGGTGGATCagcaggaagtggaagtggtggatcAAGTCACTTCAGCTTTGGTGGATCAGGACACAGCGGCAGCAGTGAGTCAGCAGAACATAGCAGCAGAGGTGGATCAGGAGGTCgcggcagcagtggtggatCAGGATAcagtggaagtggtggatcTTCAAGTCACTTCAGCACTGGTGGATCAGGAGGCCGCGTCGGTAGTGGTGGATCAGGTGGACGTGGTGGTAGCGAAGGACGTGGTGGATCGTCAGGACACAGTGGAAGCAGCGGATCAAGCCACTTCAGCTTCGGTGGATCAGGAAGtcagagcagcagcagtggaagTGGAAGCGGTGGATCAAGTCACTTCAGCTTTGGTGGATCAGATCACAGCGGCAGCAGCGAATCATTTGAGTACAGAGGCAGTAGTGGAAGCAGTGGATCCAGCCATCTGAGCGGTGGTGGATCAGGATCGCGAggtggaagcagtggaagcAGTGGATCAAGCCATCTCAGCGGTGGTGGATCAGGATCGcgaggtggaagtggtggatcAAGCCACTTCAGCTTTGGTGGATCAGGAAGTCAGAGCAGCAGCGGTGGATCagcaggaagtggaagtggTGCATCCAGTCACTTCGGAGTCGGTGGAAGTGGTGGATTAGGATCACGAGATGGAagcagtggaagtggtggatcAAGTCACTTCAGCTTTGGTGGATCAGGCCACAGCGGCAGCAGTGAATCAGCAGAACAcagcggcagcggcagtggTGGATCAGGATACAGAGGAAGTGGTGGATCAAGCCACTTTAGTATTGGTGGATCAGAAAGCCATGGCAGCAGCGGTGGATCAGGACGAGGAAGCAGCGGTGGATCAGGATTCGGTGGAAGTGGTGGATCAGGTCACTTCGGCAGTGGTGGATCAGGAAGCCAAGGCAGCAGCGGTGGATCAGGTTTCGGTGGAAGTGGTGGATCAAGTCATTTCAGCATAGGTGGATCAGGAGACCACAGTGGCAGCAGTGAATCCTCAGAACATGGCCGAGGTGGTGGATCAGGAGGacgtggtggaagtggtggatcAGGTGGACGAGGCAGCAGTGGCGGATCAGGATTTGGTGGAAGCGGTGGATCAAGTCACTTCAGCAGTggaggatcaggaggaagaggtggaagcggcggatcaggaggaggaggcggcagtgGTGGATCAGGTGGACGAGGCAGCAGTGGCGGATCAGGATTTGGTGGAAGCGGTGGATCAAGTCACTTCAGCATTGGTGGATCAGGAGGCCAAGGAGGCAGTGGTGGATCAGGAGGttatggtggaagtggtggatcAGGCGGTCGTGGCAGCACTGGTGGATCAGGATTCGGTGGAAGTGGTGGATTAAGTCACTTCGGCAGTGGAGGATCAGACCACAGTGGCAGCAGCGAATCATCAGAACATGGCCGTGGAGGCGGATCAGGAAGGCGGGGAGGAAGCGGTGTATCAGGAGCGCGAGGTGGAAGCGGTGGATCAGGAGGATATAGTGGAAGCGGTGGATCCGGAGGACGAGGTGGAAGCGGTGGATCAGGATTCGGTGGAAGTGATGGATCAAGTCACTTCAGCATTGGTGGATCAGGAAGCCAAGGCGGCAGTGGTGGATCAGGCGGTCAAGGCGGTAGTGGTGGATCAGGAGGtcgcggcggcagtggtggatCAGGCGGTCGCGGCAGCAGTGGCGGATCAGGAGGCTATGGAGGTGATGGGGGATCAGGAGGATTTGGCGGATCAGGAGGAGTCGGTGGAGTCGGTGGAGTCGGCGGAGTCGGCGGATCAGGCGGtcgcggcggcagtggtggatCAGGAGGATTCGGTAGAGTCGGCGGATCAGGTGGACGTGGCAGCAGCGGCGGATCAGGAGGATTCGGCGGAAGCGGCGGATCAGGCGGCTTAGGATACAGCGGAGGCAGCGGATCAGGTCACTTTGGGCTCGGTGGATCAGGAGACGACAGCGGGAGTGATGAATCGACGGAGCACGGCAGAGGTGGATCACGCAACACTGGCGGTCTGGGTGGAAGTCGCGGCTACGGAGCAGGAGGCAGGAAGAAAACAGGTGGCAGGAGGAGTAGGCCCTTGAGTGGCAGTCAGGCTCTGGTGTCTAAACTGAGCGGGAAGAGACACAAGCTGGAGAGATTCGGcccaggaggaaggagggacttCGATGACACTCTCGGCCCGGAGGTGTGCGAGAGGGCCGGGCTCTTCAGACATCCTGACACCTGCGATAAATTCTACGAGTGTTACTGGGACAAGTGGCTCGACAGGTTCACTCTCCACGTATTCGACTGTCCTGTAACTATTGTGTATGACTCCGGAATCAGCGCTTGTAACTGGCCCTTCAACGGTCCCCCCTGCAAGGAGTGAAGGCCCGAGCAACGCCATGTCCCTCTTAGTCCTACATAGAGAGAGCTATTACAGTCTTCCATATTTCTAAAAAAGGTTTCTCAAATAGGACTATATTTTTTACAACTTTGTGAGATTAATGCTGACGTGTGATATAGAATTACTTAAGTGATGTGCCTGCCTCTCCCTTCGCTTTTGTCAGTCATCGgtaagaaatatatacattcATACTACATGGTAATCTGGTGTCCTATAACTCATCAGGACAAACACGGACACATCACCTACAAAACATGTCCCTCCCTGGCCAGCGTGACCTTCCATCTCCACCCCTCCCTTCACCCAAGCATctacccccctcctcctcctccctctcctgcctGGTTCAGTAGGGGGAGGTGGACCGGGCAAGGAGGTCCGCTGTGCAAATCATCTGTTAAATATTCctaaagatttatttatttaaaactATTTAttgccgtatgtgtgtgtgtgtgtgtgtgtgtgtgtgtgtgtgtgtgtgtgtgtgtgtgtgtgtgtgtgtgtgtgtgtgtgtgtgtgtgtgtgtacgaggtAGGCGTGTGGAGGataactctttctttcctcctcttcctacctccgTGAAAGCCAAGACCAAATTCAtgctataaataaagaaaagtttcgATTTACGtcgaaaaaaaattaggaaaaaagagaaaaaaccaattgaacttaaagaaaaaaaaaacacaaaaaaacaagagtgtatgcatgtacgtgtgtgtgtgtgtgtgtgtgtgaaagtgtctgtctatatgtgtgtgtgcgtggacgTGTCAGAGGTAGCAGGTGTGTCTGTAAGTTAAGTCAATAAAGAAAGGGGGGAAAATTCACTTCTTAAATAAGCTCCACTCAATTCGCCAGTGCTCCAAGTCGGTCTTTCGCCAAATCGCAAGAAGAAAGATTACACATCGTCGTGGTAAGATGGACTGATCGATAAGTGCgtctatttttgtatatttatgtcTGTGGGTGTGTACAGAATAGGGGGCTTACTAGCAACATGGGAATCTAAATAACACTGCTTCGCTTCatatgcttcctcctcctcttcctcctactcttcctcctcctacctctcttcctctttcatttcgttCATCTCTTatagccttccttccttcctcttcctcctcttcctccaacaacaacaacaccttcaccaccaccgtaACAACATATTTTcggacttcctcctcctcctcctcttcttcctcttcctcaccacagagctcctcctcctcctcctcctcctttccttattccatttcctcctattttcaagcctccacctcctttcagcctccttttttcctcctcgccaTCTTTCTTCGttattcctttcactttctttgtctcttcctctctctctcttttcacacacacacacacacacacacacacacacacacacacacacacacacacacacacttcttccttCGCCTCGCCACGCAcgctttcagcttctcttttgtGTGATGGTAATTATGTATTTTGATCTCATttttcactactattactattactgctactactattactattactactactactacagctgctattactattactcatactaccactactaacactgTCTTCATCACTGCTTCTGTTACTACAAGAATGGTTATACTGCtcgttctactactactactactgttactactactgctactactactactacaaatactacaactactactggagtgttgctgctgctactgctgttgctgatactactactactactactactactactactactactactactactattacaacttaaaagcttattgtcatttttttttacctatttatctatttatttggttTCTTCTGCGATAATCGTGTTGTGCAATAGaagtttcattatatttttttttatcattattattattatcattatttatgtaTCGGGCGAAACGGGGAAGGTGAGAAGCCGAGATTAATTAATGTAGTGGCCATTAGGTGAATAAATTATTACTTTTAATCGAATAATGAGTTTTTGTGCTTCcttatacaccaccaccaccaccaccaccaccaccaccaccaccaccaccaccactaccactaccactacaatcacTCAAGGACAAGTGAGCATGACagcagataaggaggaagataaatcaCTTTgcagaaaagagatgagagagagagagagagagagagagagagagagagagagagagagagagagagagagagagagagagagagagagagagataataaaaagaaaatgtaaaaagaaaatgtaagaaaataaaagaggagcatgagaggaagaaaaaaatttgtaTGCATAGAGAGACCTTGgtcaggaaatgaggaggaggaggaggaggaggaggaggaggaggaggagagagaagaagaagaagaagaagaagaagaagaagaagaagaagaagaagaagaagaagaagaagaagaagaagaagaagaagaagaagaagaagaagaagaagaagaagaccaccaccaccaccaccaccaccaccaccaccaccaacaacaacaacaacaacaacaacaacaacaacaaaaagcttCAATTCCGCTATCAATAAAGGactgagacgagagagagagagagagagagagagagagagagagagagagagagagacaggtgacaAGATGCAGccaataagaggagagagatgtgtgAGAGCAAGCTGTTAAGAGCCAAATgaaaggagagtggaggggaagatgaaggagagtggCGGGATgcgagaatgaagaagaagaggaggaggaggaggaggaggaggaggaggaggagagagagagagagagagagagagagagagagagagagagagagagagagagagggggagcaaGAGATATCGACCAAGCAGTTGTTGTCAtcgtatgtatctctctctctctctctctctctctctctctctctctctctctaattgtcaGTGTCTGAAAGAAACGCCGAAGGGAGACAAGACctcacacttgagagagagagagagagagagagagagagagagagagagagagagagagagagagagagagagagagagagaaactgatttACTTTTCACACCCGTCTATCTCTTCATGTatcctcctcccgctcctcctcctcctcctcctcctcctcctcctcctcctcctccttggcacaCAGGGACACCATTCTCTCCCTTAGGAAATAGTTTAATCAAGTCTTTAATCGGatcagagagatagatagatagatagatagagagagagagagagagagagagagagagagagagagagagagaatgtcacacTAGAGTATATAAAatgccctctcctctcactctctccctccctccctctctctctcttactctctcacttttcctgcctttctttcctgtctttttattcaattttccacCTTTTACCTTCTTTTGACACACCTAGACACTCtttccacccctctctctctctctctctctctctctctctctctctctcagccaggaATTAGGTAAAGGctgctgtctgtttgttttggtgaCCAGGTAATGACGTCATCTGGTTCCTGCTGATGAACACAACGAGGCAATGCAACCCTCACCTGATCCTGCAGGTACACTCACTAATCACCTGACTTTAATAGGAgatgattggtgtgtgtgtgtgtgtgtgtgtgtgtgtgtgtgtgtgtgtgtgtgtgtgtgtgtgtgtgtgtgtgtgtgtgtgggtgtgtggggttatattgtctgtctttgtgtctgtttatccgtctctctgtctgtttgtctgtgtgtctgtctatctttctgtctatctatcgaaGGAAGAAACTTGGAAGAATTtgaagggaagatggagagcaacaataacaacaacaacaacaacaacgacacaaATAACACCACtgtagggaaaaaataagaacacacacacacacacacacacacacacacacacagttcctagGAGCGGATCACAGAGGTGGCAAAATGAAAAAAGCTTCATTCCCTTATTTCTTCATAACGCTGCGTGTGGTTGGCTTattactccctctcactctctccctctccctctctcccactctccctctctccttccctgttttccttccttcttcatactTTTAGCCAATATTTGTGACCTTAatgttcttctctcctttccattaattttttttttatcaatctctctctctctctctctctctctctctctctctctctctttctgtcgcTTTTAGGTATCATTCAcccctgcaggaggaggaggaggaggaggaggaggaggagaaggaggaggaggaggaggaggaggaggaggaggaggaggaggaggaggaggaggaggaggaggagacaagaaaggctgagtaagaaaaggaatgctgtgattggatgagagagagagagagagagagagagagagagagagagagagagagagagagagagagagagagagagagagagagagagagagagagagagagcgttccttTACTAGGCGTTATCTAAAAATATTCTGTCCATCCAATGTTACTCCTGATGACACCTCGGCACTCCATcacgagggaacacaaaggaaggagtgaattCTGGTGCTCTGTGGATTAAGTTCTCACGATTGAGCTGATTAGA from Portunus trituberculatus isolate SZX2019 chromosome 9, ASM1759143v1, whole genome shotgun sequence encodes:
- the LOC123501338 gene encoding hornerin-like isoform X1; amino-acid sequence: MLAILTTLYALLATAYACGEVGPRAEVICYSATRTPPPTLDACHCTVLVVEGADLDHDLLLTSDTDFASYNALKTVNPELRVVASLGGERVKGDTFSLLTSSAEAVANLTQATSTFLATHQLDGLEVDWRWPSDAKARADLTTLIKVLRLVLDQKVHNVTKRAAPEEELVVTTEAVTEVTTEYEEEGATTTLVPFLEDDGSLGKDYDALETGFEYAVTVQPLEDEDLTTTTTTTSTDAPTTTTTTPSVPNSTSTTTTTTTEAPTQRSAGWTFGKRGQRGGGGGGGGGGGGGGRRRGLLRRRLLKPAAPGGTEEEEEEEEEEGKLLILAVAPNPEYIVKGYDLKELAKVVDFFSLPTHNLTIEDPSMTYHPARLMGLADLQNADSLVDLAAGLGVPLEKLVLSVPETVLSFTLENTTLTTPRSPATDAPTPMSYSQACEAMARGNWTVERDQDLTAPYAFSNQTWMAFDDPSSVKVKSKYALLRGLAGVALRGVDQADHEGTCGYGRYPLLSTVYTTFTELARSPRRAVLNSLVVDLTQSPSVPSDLRTSPFRIVRVVDRSGDIKAIRESAAATRYQCSRQGFYRDPDDCSNFYRCAKFNQYVDDFTVFEYSCPKGLVFDDRWEVCAWPSAAPPCDGSSEIFPVPKQKFICPGEGYFTDPENCRWFFACLDHFGNNTYMQYEFRCPFGLAYDEANYICNWPWLVSSCGRNGIGYLDLTPGAAPVSVSDVAGRRPFAKNIPTKKVAAQSIQSETKTKGGCTDCSGSGSVELAIGGKGVYSHEKGLIISPNLSNERLSYKAYKESIELSGEKSQGGFTAKVPGGGVAAVAFGSALPSGASFSRDRDSHRQDSSSGKHQAGSSEGSASDRNAIRTPGTSPGYSYSAPSTAPQPTPVTATEGYDYPSPRQPTRITSRGRPFGSRRRPSTSHEASSEEYSSARPSGQPSSSSHSGKTSVTSSRGRPSTSRRPTPAPSTGGYSYAEPSAPLQPTPSSRRPSTRRPSSRRPSSSRPSSRRPSSRRPSSRQPSTSYTNNPAPTTGYTYPTPSTPFQTIPGGDGSSSSSSSEEDTRVTPSGYSYSPPSTSLTPGGHVTVSKPSSVTSPPRVYPTPTPYKPLTPRPSTGYSYPEPSQSSSSVTPHSRPGQNIVDTGYGQGSSSEESREGGYSYSPPSTPFTSPRPSSTRRVTAPRPQPVTPPTSGYSYSPPSISFDPVRPSASSESDESSQRTSNEVGGGSSGYSYQTPANPFLLSTKQPGFTPARPTPTPGYRAPSPTSRPATRPTSGTGKRRPTPRPAQIPDSSSSEGGYSYNEPSKLFTLPGSSQSAGSSSSSRGQISGYSYQPPSADRAFNPFGSLSSGSQESSEEHRLKSSSGHSGSSSHFTAGAAGSGGRGGSGVSGSGGSSRFSDGGSGGRGGSGGSGGRGGSGGSAAYGGSGGSSHFSFGGSGSHSGSSESAEHRASGGSGRRGGSGGSGGRGGSGGSGLGGSSHFSIGGSGGHGGSGGSGSGALGGRGGSSGSGYSGSDGSRGQSGSGGSSHFSFGGSGSHGGSGGSGLVGSGGSGHSGSSGSDHFSFGGSGAHSGSSESAEHSSRGGSGGRGGSGGSGSRGGSGGSRGYSGSSGSSHFSVDGSGDHGSSGGSGGGSSGGSRDSGSGGSSHLSFGGSGSHGSSGGSGARVGSGGSGGRGGSGGSRGYSGSGGSSHFSIGGSGHSGSSESTEHRSSFGSGARGGSAGSGGRGGSGGSRGSSGSSHFSTSGSGSLSGSGGSGGRGGSHVNIGGSAGQTGSGGSSHFSFGGSTGHDSSGGSSGRGGSGGSGGRGGSGYSGSDESSHFNFGGSGGRGSSGSSHSGSGGSSQFSFGGSGAHSGSSESAEQSSRGGSGSRSSSGGSGGRGGSDGSSGYSGSSGSSHFSSGGSTGSGSGGSSHFSLGGSGSGGSGGRGSSGHSASSGSSHFGSGGSGTKSSSGGSSHFSFGGSGQSGSSESAEHSSRGGSGGRGSSGGSGYSGSGGSSSHFSLGGSGGRGSSGGSGGRGSSGHSGSSGSSHFSSGGSGTHSSSGGSAGSGSGGSSHFSFGGSGTHSSSGGSAGSGSGGSSHFSSGGSGTHSSSSGSAGSGSGGSSHFSFGGSGHSGSSESAEHSSRGGSGGRGSSGGSGYSGSGGSSSHFSTGGSGGRGGSGGSGGRGGSEGRGGSSGHSGSSGSSHFSFGGSGSQSSSSGSGSGGSSHFSFGGSDHSGSSESFEYRGSSGSSGSSHLSGGGSGSRGGSSGSSGSSHLSGGGSGSQGGSGGSSHFSFGGSGSQSSSGGSAGSGSGASSHFGLGGSGHSSRGGSGGQGGSSGLSGHSGSGGSSHFSFGGSGGQSGSSESAEHSGRGSGGSEGRVGSGGSGYTSSGGSSHFSIGGSASQSSSGGSGGRGGSGGSGGRGDSGSSGSHFSISGSGTHSVSSESAEHSTRGGSGGRGGSGGSSGYRGSGGSSHFSLGGSGGHGSSGGSGGRGSSGRGGSSGSSHFSSSGSAGSGGSGSSHFNFGGSGHSGSSESAEHSSRGGSGGRGSSGGSGYSGSGGSSSHFSTGGSGSHGSSGGSGARGSDGSSGHGASSGSSHFGSGGSTGSGSGGSSHFSLGGSGSGGSGGRGSSGHSASSGSSHFGSGGSGTKSSSGGSSHFSFGGSGQSGSSESAEHSSRGGSGGRGSSGGSGYSGSGGSSSHFSTGGSGGRGSSGGSGGLGSSGHSGSSGSSHFSSGGSGTHSSSGGSAGSGSGGSSHFSFGGSGHSGSSESAEHSSRGGSGGRGSSGGSGYSGSGGSSSHFSTGGSGGRVGSGGSGGRGGSEGRGGSSGHSGSSGSSHFSFGGSGSQSSSSGSGSGGSSHFSFGGSDHSGSSESFEYRGSSGSSGSSHLSGGGSGSRGGSSGSSGSSHLSGGGSGSRGGSGGSSHFSFGGSGSQSSSGGSAGSGSGASSHFGVGGSGGLGSRDGSSGSGGSSHFSFGGSGHSGSSESAEHSGSGSGGSGYRGSGGSSHFSIGGSESHGSSGGSGRGSSGGSGFGGSGGSGHFGSGGSGSQGSSGGSGFGGSGGSSHFSIGGSGDHSGSSESSEHGRGGGSGGRGGSGGSGGRGSSGGSGFGGSGGSSHFSSGGSGGRGGSGGSGGGGGSGGSGGRGSSGGSGFGGSGGSSHFSIGGSGGQGGSGGSGGYGGSGGSGGRGSTGGSGFGGSGGLSHFGSGGSDHSGSSESSEHGRGGGSGRRGGSGVSGARGGSGGSGGYSGSGGSGGRGGSGGSGFGGSDGSSHFSIGGSGSQGGSGGSGGQGGSGGSGGRGGSGGSGGRGSSGGSGGYGGDGGSGGFGGSGGVGGVGGVGGVGGSGGRGGSGGSGGFGRVGGSGGRGSSGGSGGFGGSGGSGGLGYSGGSGSGHFGLGGSGDDSGSDESTEHGRGGSRNTGGLGGSRGYGAGGRKKTGGRRSRPLSGSQALVSKLSGKRHKLERFGPGGRRDFDDTLGPEVCERAGLFRHPDTCDKFYECYWDKWLDRFTLHVFDCPVTIVYDSGISACNWPFNGPPCKE